The genomic interval ATGCGGAAGGGAATAGACctccatttctcttatttttcaaatcagCCTGTCAAGCaaaggcattttcttttcttttccattttattataaaaaatgtcCAACAGGAGCAGAGAGAACAGTATAACGAATTACCATGCATCCATCACCCACCTTCaataattatcaacattttgccaatCTTGTTTTGCGTACCCACCCGCCCCCCTTCTCTTGGAGTATCTTAAAGACGTTTCCTGAGCACGTATTAGGTGCACCCTGCAGTCACGAAGGTAGTCGCTCACTtagtcaaaacaaaacacagaaccaGACTCCGTTCTGAGTGCCAGAGATGTGAAGGACCATAAGACGCAGCCCCTCACCCCCTGCCAGGTTGCTCACGCCATCAATAAACCTCCGGAGGGCCCTGCTCAGGGCTAACACAGATAACATGGTGGTGCAAAGGAGGTGAGAGGAGGGGGCACATCTCCGTACATTGGGAGAAAGAGCTGCAGGAAAGCCTTTGCTGGAAAGGCAAGGAAGAATTTACGAGTGAGGagagatagaagcagagggaacactGGTGCAAAGACATGAAGGGACAAAAGAGAGTGACGCATTACGGGAACTGGAGCCAGTTTTCCAGGAGCACTGAGGTCTGCAGACAGGGCTGGGGAGTTGGGCTGCAGCCAAGTCAGGAGGAGGCTTGTGCACCCTGCAAAGGAGGTTAATTTTAGCCCAAGGGCTTAAAATTAGGGCTTAATTAGGTTAAGGACTGAGAAATCTCTCTGGCAGCAGTATGGTTACAGATCGaataaataaaaccccagaagccAGGTGACAGATAGGAAGTAAGGATCTGGAGCAGATAGATATAATGCGGCTTAAACCAAGGCAAAGCAGAGGAACTAAAGAAGAAGGGAGAGGCTCAAGAGCTATGTGGAGAGAGGATTCCAGTATGAGTCCCAGGTGTCTGGCCAGAGCAGTTGCAAAgtgatgcttttaaaatgagattagcagtgcttttcaaacttgaAAATGCATTCAAATCACCTGTGGAGCTTCCAAATATCCTAATGCCCACAAGACCACTAAATCAAACTTGAGGGGcaggacccaggcatcagtattttttaaactttcatgaTTCCACTGTGCAACCAAGTTTGAAAACCAATGAGACGGAACACAGTGGGAGCAAGAAGTATGTATTTTCAGCCCCCCTTTAGCCTGTGATCATACAAGTTGAGTGAGATGGAAACAATTATCAGGTCTTCACACATACTTTATTTGGTTCAAAATGATATGAATTTCTGGGCTATCAGTTCCATTAATATTCACATGAaccatatttcatcaaatctGTCATTGATTGAAAAATGCACCATTGTTTCATGTACcactacagaagaaaaattagaacaTGACATCAATTATGGCaaagactttaaatattttttaaagtttattttagaatCAGTGTAATACAGTATGTACCAAAATGCATTCTGAAACCAATGTAAATTGTAGGGACCAACCATTTAGAGTATTTACGTTATTTCTTTCACTGACTAACGCATGAATCTGACTCCTGGTCATAATCAGCAACATCCTGCAATTCAGTCTTCCAGTTCCAGAAACGACCAACCTAGTAAATCATGGAACTCTAGTGCATGCATATGGAAGGCTCTGTGAGCAAGCTTCCGAATGACAGTGGTGGGTATGAGGTTCCCTTCTGCCTCCAGGAGGTGAGGGTGACATGCAGTTCACCCTTctgaaggcagaaacagagagcTCTTCTTCCACTGCCTTCATATGTGCTCTGCCTGACTTGGGCCATCTCTCAAAGCCTGTGGGGACCCAGTCCTAGAGCCATACAGCTTCTGCAGCTGTGGGAGCAGGAAGTCTTACTATTAGTTCTGACCTTCCTTAACCTCTGCAGATGCCCTTTGCTTGACAGGGGCCTGGGTGACCTGAATCTCCTTCCCAAATCCAGGAAAGGGAAGTCCATGTGATGTGTCAGTGAGGAAGATGCTGAAATCTTATGgagccttaaaaagaaagtttgTACTTTTAGAAAAGTGAATTACAGCCCTTATCTCTTTTGAGCCTTACAGCCTTCAAACCTATTTTAAGTAGCAAGTTAGCCACTCCTAGTGTACTCTAACCACCAGctagggcagagctgggagggactCCAGTGACCTTTGCACCATGCCAGTTTTCCCATGGCACACAGTAACAGCCATGTCACCAAGAGACCATCTTTCCATTTCAAAAGCaagcaaaatattttcctgtttgtcCATTCAAATCACCTGGACCATTTCACAGCTGTTTTGGGGAGTCTGCCTTTTGTCCCACTAAAGATATTGACCCAGAACCGATTCTGAAGAACCAGTGATGATTAAAAGGTGCCTCTTTGTGCCCTATGAGTCGGTCAGGAATCAGCTCGGGAGGTGCACACAGAATGTACACTCAGCTTGATTCTCTAACTCGCGCCTGAGAGAAAGGGAGAGtcaacaaccaaaacaaaactgagcTCCAAACACTTATTGAATGTTCTGCACATGTTAGATGCTTCATATTCACTACTTCAAGGCCGTAGAGTGGTCAAAGCAGTGACTACAGACAGACCTGAATTCAGAACCTGACTCTATTATGACCGGAGCAAGTGACTTACCTCCTCTgtcctgtttcttcatctctgaaacGGGGACACTAATGCTTTCCTCATGGGGTTTTGTGAGGAGCAAATAAGATGATGGTTGTAAAGTATCCAGTGCTGGGAGTTCTCTCTTCAATCCTCATGGCTGAGCCCAAACTGAAAGGAGCAAATGCCCTCCTGGGTGGAGAGGAAACaacctctctctgagcctcagctcacCGTGGTATGACAAACACCTGGTGCTTGTACAGAGGTCCTTCAAGTCTGGTTTTCCTTTCATGCAGGGGCTTAAAGATGCCCAAGCGACCCAGGTTCATCTTCTATTCAGGGTAGCTAAAGGTGGCCATGGAATGCTCTGAGCTTTTGtatccccctccctcctttctcctccatAGGATGTATtgtatgtagccattaaaaatggTGTTTCTGAGGAATATCAATGCTCACTGCGTAAATTGAGTGAAAGGAATGAGGTATAAGGTTGAATGTACCCTGTGATCATAACTGTGTTGAGAAAGATACATCCAAAAGctaaaaggaaacagaacaaaatatcCACTCTGGTTATCAATGATTAATAGAATTCaggtgatttaaattttattttcatgtttctgtattttccatattttaaaacaataagcatATAACACTTAAAGAATCAAGGGAAGATGTGGGGTTTTTCTCAAGGCTTCAGAAAGATGCCACCAGCAGCCTCCTAACTTGGTTGAggatctctttgttttttgtggaCGGTTCAATGGTTTACCTAAATTTTTTGTTTAAGTAGGACAGAGGAACCACAAAGAGGTTATGGTTTCGTTTTTCACTCCATGCATGTAATTCAAACAACATGAAAATCAAGGTAATTCTTAATACGGAAAAAAAAGTGGGTTGTCACAGCAACATGGGCTTAACCAGTGTAACAAGTTCAAGTCAGAACACCTGGTTCTGATCATAACTTTTACTAGCGGGTGTGACCTTGAATAAGGCACTTAAGCTTTAGAGTCTTGTTACCCCAAGTGTGTTTCctgaaccagcagcatcagcacctCCTGGaccttgtttaaaatgcagaatctggGGCACCACCTCAGGCCTACTGAATACAAATTTGCAACTTTCCAAAAGCCCCAGGTGATTGCTATAAATATTAAAGTTTGCGAAGGCCTGGTTTATGAGCCTGTTCCCTCTCTGGTCAAATGAGGGCTGTTCTCCCCACCTGAATACCTCGAAAAGTTGTGATGAAGAGCAGATGGGATAACATAATGCGTGTAAACATGATGTGAAGCTGCAAACTACAGCACAAATGCCAAGAACTAAAATGCCTTCCAACGTGAAAGATAGGGCATGATAATGATGTTCTACAAAATGCTTCTTCTTTAATGGTAATCACTGTAATGGGCTGTGCTTTCCTTATCTTTGCTCATGATACTCTAATGATATTTTCCAGATTATGACCTTTCAAAGATGAGGGACTTCATCAACCAACAAGCTGATGCTTATGTGGAGAAAGGCATCCTTGATAAAGAAGAAGCCGATGCCATTAAGCGTATTTACAGCACCCTGTAAAAATGGCAAATGACCCAAGAGTCTTTTAACTGTTTCAGAAAACATAGTGTAGCTTAAAACACTTCTAATTCTGTGATTAAAGTTATTTTGACCCAAGGATTATTAGAAAGTGCTGAATTTACAGTAGTTAATCTGTTAGAAGTGGTTAAAACATAGCTTTCTTGCCATAAAAACTATCCAAAAAGTAAAGTTGTATGTAAGCTGACATTTTGTATATAGAATCCTTATTTCCTTaaagatttacattttataagCAGATATATGTTGCTTTGGAAAAGCCTGTAATGGACTGAACTTAAAACTGAACCCTCATCCCACGGTGTCACACATACAAGCACCCCCTGAAGAATTAGGGGGTTCTGTTTTCAAGGCATGCTGGGTACCAAAGCACCTCATAGGATATCTCTGTTATAAGATGTCATTTCCATACCTCTTCCCTTTTGGGAgtttaaataaattcacatttcCTCATAGCCTCTATAGCTTAAAGTATAGCTATCTGCTTTTTTGCCTGCTCCTGCTGGCTCTTTATCAGGCCTAATGGCACAGAAAGGAACCTGAAAAATGGGCATAGGATTTGCTGGATTTATTAACAATTCCCCCCAACTCTCAACATTTTCTATTGGTGAGTTTTCAGACATTGAGTTTTTCTCTTAAGAGGGATACTACCTATGTACTCTCCAAGACAAATGAAGTCATAAACGCTACATAAAGCAAGATAAAAATTGATGCCAGGTCTGAGTTATCTAAACGGAATTTGATCCAAGCCAAGGTTTCTCAACAGAGAGCAAGAGGGCCAGTAAGTAGGGTAGatatagagataaaaatcatTCCCTCCCCTGTGAACCAAAGCTGGTAGATGAGTTTCCCTAGAGGACAAGGTTAATGAATGTCAGATCCCTGCAACCCCTCTTCCTcagccaccaccaccaacacagtCCTGGAAACAACACACAGTGACCCAAGGTCCTCCAGAAGTGTTAATGCTTTGAATTAACAAACCAAAGAATgctttgaaaatgtattattcaGTATAAAttagttacaaaaatatttttctatacatttcagttgaaaatcataaaaataacttAATGCTATGCATATCAGCTGTCACTACTTCAGATGGCTTCTGACACCTGTCTTGAACATCCCTACCTCATATTCAGTTTTTGGTGAGGACCGGGGAACATACAGGAAAGCTAGAACAGGCTGTTTTCACAGCGAGGAGACCACTGCTGCTCTTCCCCACCCTCTCTAgaattgcaaaaacaaaaaccacagcctgacacacacaaaaacaaaactcagtatGTTCTAGAGAAGCCAATACCCATCGGTGAGTGGTGACAGGGAACTGAAAACGTCTTTGCCGGAACTATACTTGCCAAAGCACAATGAGTCAGGCTGTTTGAATGAGTCATCTTTGACAACATGGCTGACTCGACTTCACCATGGCCTGTAGTCCAAACACGCTGCTTCTACATTAAAGAGAATTAACTGATTATGACTCAagcattttatccattcactttTCTATAGTTTATCTAAATATCTATgcagtatatttaaaaataagacatttactAAGGGAGTTCATTGTAGCTTTCAGAGCACATTGACATTCATTAGCTCCTATTGATAAGCAGGACAGAAGGGAGATCTTCAGTCCTGTTTCATACATGAGGTTCACAAAAAGAGCACTGGACATGCTCAAACTATAATGGCCAAGAAGTGGTAaagccaggattagaacccaggttcTTGTCTTAGTTCCCTCCTCCACAGCACTTCCGTGTGCAAGGCAGCGACTAAAGAACTCTAGTCCAGGACGTTTCAACTGTGGTCTCAGCGAATTCAGTTTTTAGTAACTTGAAGATGAGGGAAGAGATGTTTTGGCTAGGAACTGCTAAGAGAGACcttaggcaaaaataaaatactcagaaaaatgtttttgagattgtTGTCTTCATTTCAAATTTGAACTTATGTCTTTTGGATAGTGTTTTTGGATTTGTGTCTTTTGGATTACTCTcaaatttcagattattttatgttaaatagcATAAAAactattaacattaaaaaaaaaaatccctggactTTGTTTTAGAGGCCTTGACCTTTTCTTACATACACAACTGtttcccttcctttatttttttcttttagctttctgCTTTTCCAACTACCTCCCCATAGTTCAGGTAGCGGTGGATATAAGAAAATAGCAAAGCATGACAAGGAGATCACCCTATAGCAAAGATGATAATAAcgtgaggaaaaagaaacatgagaaataaaacagaggttatcatgagaaaaaatgaggaaaaaaaccccaaaatacaagGGATTGTGGACGTTATGAACAAACAAGAAATTCAAGACATGGGCCAACAGCTACTGTTTTCCCATTCATGTCTCTGTTAGTCTCAAGGGGTGGATATATGCAGTTCTGGTTCTACAAGTTCTGCTGCACCAACACCTAAGGGCACTTGTTTCCTGCTTAATGGAAGACCTGGAGGAGCAAggcagggagaagaaaatgaggaaaaagaaaagagggagaagagaagggaaacaagGTCCTTCTCGCCTCACAGAAAGCAGACTCCTTTTGGGATGTTGGTGAGGGATAAATACAAGGAATTTTTGTGGAAgcttaaagatttatttaaccTGATACTTGAATAgaaatggagatttaaaaaaatttaattgcaaATAATACATTGCTTAAACTTTACTGCTGTAACCTGTACATATAAAAAAACTAAGACAAATTATGTGAATAAAAACCTAACCCTTCAATTCAAATGAGCATTTGACTGTAAAATGCTGTAAAACATTCTATAAAGTGACTTATCAGTGAAATCTATGCTAAAATTCACCAGTGCGTCCAGTCATGGTgttgtttacttcttcttttgatATATTCCATATTTTCACTATATCTGAAACACACCAAGTCAGATATTATTTAAATGCAAAGGTTACTAGTAATTGCAATGTATTTGCTTTTAGATTATTGAAACCTTTTTCAAAACTGCAgtaatggacttccctggtggtgcagtggttgggagtccgcctgccgatgccggggacgcgggttcgtgccccgctccgggaggatcccacgtgccacggagcggctaggcccgtgggccatggctgctgagcctgtgcgtctggagcgtgtgctccgcggcggaagaggccgcggcagtgagaggcccgcgtaccgcaaaaaaaaacaaaaaaaactgcagtaataataataaagacctTAAAGTAAAGAAGCTGTCaccatttaaaactataatttaaaaatcaatttaatattcccatttgttgaaaaaaattgaagactaaaagatgaaaacatagtttattttctcattcagtcttttggagtttatttttacaaaatagcagacaaaatttgtttctttatagtAATACAGAATATGTAATACATAtcgaaatatatatatatatagcatttaaGTTATAAACACATAGCAAAATCAGCATCACTTAAACAGCAACCATGTTTTTCACATAATTAGGATTTCtcaggaaataaacatttttacctTGAATATGTAAACAGTCTTTGTGGCTTTATGTCAACTAGTATTTACAAAAGCTAGTCTAAAAACTACCACCGCTTGCAAAAGTGATGAGCTTTAAGATACAATTTTGCTATCATGCCATAATAAAGACTGAAAATCATAGAAAACCAGAAGGAGCTAGTGACTTCAGTGCAATTGCTGTAGGTGGAATTACGTAATTGTGATTTAAAGATGTACGCTATGAGAATCCAAAAGGGATGCTTCTGAATCATCGGTTGTTGGTTTCTTTATTTATCAAACCATCTCTTAACCCAGGTTAGATTATGCCCCGCGATCATCTAACTGTGATAGAGGGAAGCTGCAAAGGGACTTTCTTCAtctctgaaaaaaagaaacacagcatAAATCAGTGTTTAAAAACTGTACTCAGATAACTAACACACATATTCATTATACAACTTAATATCCACTTGCCAAAGAAGGGCAGGAGTTATATCAACTTATAATGTCATGCATGCCTTGAAAGTTGCACGAAATGCAAACACTCACTAAGGAATACttcattgtccccattttactgcTGTCTCAGTTATTGGAATAAAGAACGGTACttgttatatatttgtatttgtttatattatataaatttatattaaattataaattaattatattcacatttatatttgtttatatttttaatattctacctCTTTCTCAAAAGGATTTGAGGTACCTACAACAAAAGGCATACATATAATATgaataaagtagaaattaaaaatcacGACTAAGGAAAGGAGAAGGATTCAAATATATTAACCATCAGCAATACTGTAGTAGTTGAACTGAGGACCAATTTTGGCTGCAAGCTTCCTGGTAGCcagggcaaaaaagaaaacacaataggTTGTGCCATTCTTGGAATGATAAAGGAAGGAGGAAACCAATTCTATAGGAGAGAGAAAGTTTTGCCCTAGTaccaaattaaagaacaaagaaaaaaagctcaCATGAGCTCTTATATAGGAAACACCTGGTAACAAGTAATAAATGTCTTTGGCAAGTTTTATAAAGAACAGTATTTTTCAAGTAATCTCTAGGGCACTGCTTCCCCTGATGGTGTCAACTAGATGTCTACTTGGATGCTCTCCAGAACTGCTAGCTGGACAGTTATGCTATTAAAGCAAAGAAGTAAACTTTTAATAagaagtaacaaaaacaaaagcattgcAACAGATAAAGCTTTATGCAGAATGCAGTAGCTCTGTTTAGactttatacattaaaaatgccTGTCTAGAATTAAAACCTagcttttaaagcaaaaaaagaaaagagaatttgacCAAGCAAGGACATCTTAAGAGTAATTTGTTCAGCCTCTGACATTTTTCCAGCATATTTTTACCTGCTCTCTTCCTTTAGTTTCTTGGCTGCCTGTGTTGATAACTTAATCTGCAAGTCCAGCCTCTGCAGGAAATCTCTGGCTGACACTTCCTCGGGCTGCATGGGCTGAGCATCAGATTCTTGAGGACTGGGAGGGGAAAGGTCTTCCCCAGCCGCTACCAGGTCTTCTTCATGAGAAAAACTATCAACAGTTTCATTTTCTGGAGAATCTATTGAGTTAAGTCCATTAAACAGCAAAGGCTTCTCTGATATAACTGGGATGTTCAAAGTTTTCTTCAGAAATATACAATCATTGGTAAACAGTTTATTTGCCCTTTTAATCAGCtccatctaaaatattttaaaaaagcaacagagTTACATATAAATAAACCCAAAAGTAGGGTTTATTATAtacaacacaaaataaaaatattcagaagcAAAATGTGTGCAATGCTATCTCTGGATCTGAAATTCATAATTCGGGGTTAGTCACCTCCCCAGATACCCCCAGTTATTTCAAGAGGTGCCAGAAAATTCTCTTTCACAATTTTATAAGAAGAAAGACTAGTTTTTCCCCTGCTATATTATCTCCCCTACAAGGCAGCTTTTACCAAGCAACCTTAAATCCCTGAAGttaaaaaatgtagaatattTAGCACTTATTTAATACACTTCaatct from Physeter macrocephalus isolate SW-GA chromosome 11, ASM283717v5, whole genome shotgun sequence carries:
- the LYSMD2 gene encoding lysM and putative peptidoglycan-binding domain-containing protein 2 isoform X1; this translates as MADSSPERSLRAGGPRAPRPSAPSPPPPSRSLSEAEEAELSLSLARTKTRSYGSTASVRAPLGAGVIERHVEHRVRPGDTLQGIALKYGVSMELIKRANKLFTNDCIFLKKTLNIPVISEKPLLFNGLNSIDSPENETVDSFSHEEDLVAAGEDLSPPSPQESDAQPMQPEEVSARDFLQRLDLQIKLSTQAAKKLKEESRDEESPFAASLYHS
- the LYSMD2 gene encoding lysM and putative peptidoglycan-binding domain-containing protein 2 isoform X2 codes for the protein MELIKRANKLFTNDCIFLKKTLNIPVISEKPLLFNGLNSIDSPENETVDSFSHEEDLVAAGEDLSPPSPQESDAQPMQPEEVSARDFLQRLDLQIKLSTQAAKKLKEESRDEESPFAASLYHS